In a single window of the Flavobacterium sp. W4I14 genome:
- a CDS encoding pectate lyase (product_source=KO:K01728; cath_funfam=2.160.20.10; cleavage_site_network=SignalP-noTM; cog=COG3866; ko=KO:K01728; pfam=PF00544; smart=SM00656; superfamily=51126), which translates to MRNKNLCHYLMAISIPMLMFSCEKSAQLSDEMSNTSLSTDQTIPNLATTEAVCYAKAWASQNGGTTGGGEVSTTVVTNYASLKSAIENTAIKVIQVNGTITVPSGGRISFQDQTGKTLFGSTGAKIVSADQTKAGSGIMYVKRCKNIIIRNLIFEGPGAYDVDGWDNVTLDASTNVWVDHCEFRDGVDGNFDIKAASDFITVSYCKFAYLKAPRAGGPGGSDDHRFSNLIGSGDDVTSDRGRFRITFVRCWWAQGCVGRMPRVRFGKVHIVNNYFNSTASKNCIQAGFESNILVESNVFENVKIPIDLMNNSATAVQVKNNIFTAVTENTAGNGATAFTPPYSITLLSASAVKSNVTAPNGAGATLSGNSCTSL; encoded by the coding sequence ATGAGAAACAAAAATCTATGCCATTATCTAATGGCTATTAGCATTCCTATGCTGATGTTTAGCTGCGAAAAGTCGGCTCAACTGAGTGACGAAATGAGTAACACATCGCTTTCAACCGATCAAACCATTCCGAACCTTGCAACAACCGAAGCTGTATGTTATGCCAAAGCCTGGGCTTCGCAAAACGGCGGCACTACGGGCGGTGGAGAAGTCAGCACTACGGTGGTTACAAATTATGCATCGTTAAAGTCGGCAATAGAAAATACAGCCATCAAGGTAATCCAGGTCAACGGCACAATAACAGTACCTTCTGGCGGACGGATTTCCTTTCAGGACCAAACAGGAAAAACACTCTTTGGGTCTACTGGTGCAAAGATCGTTTCAGCTGACCAGACCAAGGCAGGCTCAGGGATAATGTATGTAAAAAGATGTAAGAACATTATTATCCGGAACCTGATTTTTGAAGGCCCGGGCGCTTACGATGTTGATGGCTGGGACAATGTTACCTTAGATGCTTCCACCAATGTTTGGGTAGACCACTGCGAATTCAGAGACGGTGTTGATGGAAACTTTGATATTAAGGCGGCTTCCGATTTCATTACAGTTTCCTACTGTAAATTCGCCTATCTTAAAGCACCAAGAGCAGGTGGCCCAGGAGGATCGGATGATCATCGTTTTTCTAACCTGATTGGCTCAGGTGATGATGTTACTTCGGACAGGGGCCGCTTCCGCATTACTTTCGTGCGCTGCTGGTGGGCCCAGGGCTGCGTTGGCAGGATGCCAAGAGTAAGGTTTGGCAAGGTGCACATTGTGAACAACTATTTTAACAGTACGGCTAGCAAAAACTGTATTCAGGCAGGCTTTGAGTCAAATATCCTCGTGGAGTCAAACGTATTCGAAAATGTTAAAATCCCTATCGACCTAATGAACAACAGCGCAACAGCGGTTCAGGTGAAAAACAATATTTTTACCGCTGTAACCGAAAATACTGCAGGTAATGGGGCAACAGCCTTTACCCCGCCATATAGTATTACCCTATTGAGCGCTTCAGCGGTAAAATCAAATGTTACTGCCCCGAATGGTGCGGGCGCTACCCTTTCGGGCAACTCCTGTACATCTTTATAA
- a CDS encoding hypothetical protein (product_source=Hypo-rule applied): protein MRNLPANRVKDYIIKTPTHKVKDGRLKPIKLPGCDRFCVKNLLAAYLESKQNGRI, encoded by the coding sequence ATGCGCAACTTACCCGCCAATAGGGTTAAAGATTATATTATCAAAACACCTACACATAAGGTAAAAGATGGCAGGTTAAAGCCTATAAAACTACCTGGTTGTGATCGTTTTTGCGTGAAAAATCTACTGGCTGCCTACCTGGAGAGCAAGCAAAATGGCCGTATTTAA
- a CDS encoding drug/metabolite transporter (DMT)-like permease (product_source=COG0697; cog=COG0697; pfam=PF00892; superfamily=103481; transmembrane_helix_parts=Inside_1_6,TMhelix_7_26,Outside_27_35,TMhelix_36_58,Inside_59_70,TMhelix_71_93,Outside_94_97,TMhelix_98_120,Inside_121_126,TMhelix_127_144,Outside_145_153,TMhelix_154_176,Inside_177_182,TMhelix_183_205,Outside_206_219,TMhelix_220_242,Inside_243_248,TMhelix_249_268,Outside_269_271,TMhelix_272_289,Inside_290_292) has translation MVNSKIITYVSLVLVMLIWGSSFTVTKLVVKDVGPIQFAFTRHLIASVVLLPFFFRSFSKQSYPSLTKRDYLIITLMGIIGIGLYYPVFNLSLQHTSASSGALIQGTMPMMIAFMGTLFLKERISKMQMTGFATAFAGIVLVALKGHQSGNKDGSMLGSFLMLGSVILWSAYTVLSRKLDRLNPITLTALSTFIGTGVLFLFSFFEDRILFSGIPMKHWWGILYMGVAGSAVCYLLYNYALKKLPAAKVGNFLNLDPIIGAAIAVVFLNEPLNLWMLLAGVLVLTGLLITNN, from the coding sequence ATGGTCAATTCTAAAATAATCACTTATGTCAGTCTTGTTTTAGTCATGCTGATCTGGGGAAGTTCTTTTACAGTAACCAAGTTGGTGGTAAAAGATGTAGGTCCGATACAGTTTGCTTTTACCAGGCACTTAATTGCCTCTGTTGTTTTGCTTCCGTTTTTTTTCCGGTCATTTTCAAAACAAAGTTATCCTTCATTAACGAAGCGCGACTACTTGATTATTACACTTATGGGTATCATAGGAATTGGGTTGTATTATCCGGTTTTCAACCTTTCGCTTCAACATACTTCTGCATCAAGCGGAGCGCTGATACAGGGAACAATGCCCATGATGATTGCATTTATGGGTACACTTTTCTTAAAGGAAAGGATCTCTAAAATGCAAATGACAGGTTTTGCGACAGCCTTTGCAGGTATTGTACTGGTTGCTTTAAAGGGGCATCAATCCGGCAACAAAGATGGTAGTATGTTAGGCAGCTTTTTAATGTTGGGATCCGTTATTTTATGGTCAGCCTACACCGTGCTTTCCAGAAAACTGGATCGGCTTAATCCAATTACCCTAACTGCACTGAGCACCTTCATCGGTACCGGCGTTCTTTTTCTATTTTCCTTTTTTGAAGATAGAATATTGTTTTCAGGCATTCCCATGAAACATTGGTGGGGCATTTTGTATATGGGGGTTGCCGGCTCTGCGGTTTGCTATCTGTTATATAATTATGCATTGAAAAAACTTCCTGCTGCCAAAGTAGGCAATTTCCTAAATCTCGACCCGATAATTGGCGCTGCAATTGCCGTTGTATTTTTGAATGAGCCACTTAACTTGTGGATGCTGCTTGCAGGCGTACTTGTGTTAACCGGCTTACTGATAACTAATAATTAG
- a CDS encoding hypothetical protein (product_source=Hypo-rule applied; superfamily=48371): MTTYSKKRKWRISRQSRQYNWQQQVLHRLTKEPAQKAQ; this comes from the coding sequence ATGACAACGTATTCAAAAAAGCGTAAATGGCGCATTTCCAGGCAAAGTAGGCAGTATAATTGGCAGCAACAGGTGTTGCATAGATTAACTAAAGAGCCTGCCCAAAAAGCACAGTAG
- a CDS encoding DHA1 family inner membrane transport protein (product_source=KO:K19577; cath_funfam=1.20.1250.20; cog=COG2814; ko=KO:K19577; pfam=PF07690; superfamily=103473; transmembrane_helix_parts=Inside_1_6,TMhelix_7_29,Outside_30_39,TMhelix_40_62,Inside_63_68,TMhelix_69_91,Outside_92_94,TMhelix_95_117,Inside_118_123,TMhelix_124_146,Outside_147_155,TMhelix_156_178,Inside_179_198,TMhelix_199_221,Outside_222_230,TMhelix_231_253,Inside_254_259,TMhelix_260_282,Outside_283_285,TMhelix_286_308,Inside_309_320,TMhelix_321_343,Outside_344_352,TMhelix_353_370,Inside_371_379): MNKSIYILALGAFGIITTEFGVIGILPTISREFGVSVDTAGWLLSAFAITVAVSSPFITALTSKINRKFLLCLVLGIFILSNLLSAFSPNFTILMIARILPAFFHPLFWNISLAVAFKQGGAKAVSVVMTGLSIATVLGVPLTTYAADYFHNWQASFFLTSIISLIAFLGLLFVVPSMPGNSEKSAESQLHVLKDTRLWLNLVSTVLTLAAMFSSYSYLAAYLENISNMNGAQISIMLLLFGGMGILGNWLMGIALGKNVILTSRFFFILLIAVQILAYYFGTIFIPMVIIVSLWGMIHTGGFLVPNIRTTQSVPHNALEFVNSLLTSCYNIGISLGAFLGGMIIAKFGVHEIIWMAVPLLLLAYLLSFVKSRKKVLVN; this comes from the coding sequence ATGAATAAGTCTATATATATACTGGCATTAGGTGCCTTTGGCATTATTACTACCGAATTTGGCGTTATCGGCATCTTGCCAACCATCAGCAGGGAGTTTGGTGTTTCTGTGGATACAGCCGGATGGTTACTAAGTGCCTTTGCTATAACGGTTGCCGTATCGTCTCCATTTATAACCGCCCTTACTTCCAAGATCAATCGCAAGTTCTTATTATGCCTTGTTTTGGGTATTTTTATACTCTCAAACCTGCTTTCAGCTTTTTCCCCTAACTTTACCATTTTGATGATCGCGAGGATATTACCTGCCTTCTTCCATCCGCTGTTCTGGAATATCTCGCTGGCAGTAGCGTTCAAACAAGGCGGGGCCAAGGCGGTATCTGTTGTGATGACCGGTTTAAGCATCGCTACAGTATTGGGCGTTCCATTAACTACCTATGCTGCTGATTACTTTCATAACTGGCAGGCATCTTTTTTCTTAACCAGCATTATCAGTTTGATTGCCTTTTTAGGCCTGTTATTTGTTGTGCCGTCTATGCCGGGCAACAGCGAGAAATCGGCTGAAAGCCAGTTGCATGTTTTAAAGGATACCAGGCTTTGGCTAAACCTTGTTTCCACCGTACTTACACTTGCGGCCATGTTCTCAAGTTATAGCTACCTTGCCGCATACCTTGAAAATATTTCGAATATGAACGGCGCTCAAATTAGCATTATGCTGCTCCTATTTGGTGGAATGGGGATTCTTGGTAACTGGTTAATGGGTATTGCACTCGGTAAAAATGTAATATTAACCAGCCGGTTCTTTTTTATTCTTTTGATAGCTGTGCAAATATTGGCTTATTATTTTGGAACAATTTTTATCCCTATGGTAATTATTGTTTCGTTATGGGGCATGATCCATACCGGTGGGTTTTTAGTACCCAACATTCGAACCACCCAATCCGTTCCCCATAATGCATTAGAATTTGTAAACAGTCTTTTAACATCTTGCTATAATATCGGCATTTCACTGGGCGCATTCTTGGGTGGCATGATAATCGCAAAATTTGGTGTCCACGAAATCATCTGGATGGCAGTGCCTCTTCTGCTACTGGCTTACTTATTGAGTTTTGTAAAATCAAGAAAGAAAGTATTGGTTAATTAA
- a CDS encoding TonB-linked SusC/RagA family outer membrane protein (product_source=TIGR04056; cath_funfam=2.170.130.10,2.60.40.1120; cleavage_site_network=SignalP-noTM; cog=COG1629; pfam=PF00593,PF07715,PF13715; superfamily=49464,56935; tigrfam=TIGR04056) gives MIKLYLSLAMCCLLFFTAAAQNRTVTGQVSDAKTGETLIGVTILLKGTTQGTSSDGNGKFSISVPGNTAVLVFNYVGYANREVTVGTQSQINIKMSPDETTLNDVVVIGYGTVKKRDLTGAVVSVKGDDIAKVPSANPLESIQGKVPGVDITRSSGSASSGVNINIRGTRSISAGNGPLIIVDGVQYGSLQDLNANDIASMEILKDASSTAIYGSRGANGVILVTTKKGISGQAVVSLNSYYGISQVARYPGVMDGQQFVEQRRQAYRTTGNWASPADDIKIFNSAEYAAVQNNQFTNYQDLLLHDGSQQDYQLGVRAGTEKTKAYFSLDYLNEKGLLKNDRSARYSARLNLDQNIGKYFTTGMQAQFTHYEIDNRRDPLNQANKISPLGDAFDTQGNFIVYPLAGTSVNPLADEQPDVYSGKSIINRTLLSAYMELKPIKGLVIRSNLGANLNTDRTGTFSDRYSIDRNGSVPKATYSASNSHLINIENFVTYNKEIKDHSFTLTGINSMLFNRSDNIAASGENQLLKSQLFYALGNTQNQAVTTAYNMSNLISYAGRINYAYKGKYLLTATGRTDGSSKLAQANQWAFFPSAAVAWRISDEQFLKDSKVISDLKVKYSYGIAGSDNIGAYSTQSSLSRIAFGYDETAVPAYTYSPRIGNVDLTWEKTKTSDFGLEIGLFKNRITATFDYYDSKTYDLLLNRSLPPTDGVTTVTQNIAKTRNKGIEIFISSKNLEGRDFKWSTNLTFSRNVEKITELAGGAQSDVLNSWFVGSPVQAFYDYQKIGIWQTGEETEAAKYGQKPGDIRVADLNNDGKIDATNDRKIIGTNRPKWSGGLENTFSYKSWDLNVYIFARIGQTIYPDFLRRYDPQGVGNSTTVINYWTPENPSNDYPRPNKNISLASTLYSSSLGYVDGSYVRLRNITLGYTVPKEVIQKSFVKSLRLYATARNPFTYTRSAFLKEYDPERGGSENAPMTKLYTFGLNATF, from the coding sequence ATGATCAAATTGTATCTATCGTTGGCTATGTGCTGTCTACTTTTTTTTACTGCTGCAGCGCAGAACCGTACCGTTACCGGCCAGGTATCAGATGCCAAAACCGGTGAAACACTAATTGGGGTTACTATACTCCTCAAGGGCACTACCCAAGGCACAAGTTCAGATGGCAATGGGAAATTTAGCATAAGTGTACCAGGCAATACTGCGGTGCTCGTTTTTAATTATGTGGGTTATGCCAACCGTGAAGTAACTGTTGGTACGCAAAGTCAAATTAATATCAAGATGTCGCCAGACGAAACCACCCTGAACGATGTTGTTGTTATTGGATATGGAACGGTAAAAAAACGTGACCTAACAGGCGCTGTAGTATCTGTTAAAGGGGATGATATTGCTAAAGTGCCTTCGGCCAATCCGCTTGAGTCTATTCAGGGAAAAGTACCGGGTGTTGATATTACCAGAAGCAGTGGCTCAGCCTCGTCGGGCGTTAACATTAATATCAGGGGTACCCGTTCCATTTCGGCAGGAAACGGTCCGCTTATTATTGTTGATGGTGTGCAGTACGGAAGTTTACAGGATCTAAATGCGAACGATATTGCTTCGATGGAGATCCTCAAGGATGCTTCCTCTACTGCAATATACGGATCGAGAGGCGCCAATGGTGTAATCCTGGTAACCACTAAAAAAGGAATTTCCGGACAGGCTGTTGTATCACTTAATTCCTATTATGGGATCTCGCAGGTTGCACGGTATCCGGGTGTAATGGATGGCCAGCAATTTGTTGAGCAGCGCCGCCAGGCCTATCGTACCACAGGAAACTGGGCCAGCCCTGCCGATGATATCAAGATCTTTAATTCGGCCGAGTATGCAGCCGTTCAGAATAACCAGTTTACCAATTATCAGGATCTGTTGCTCCACGATGGTAGCCAACAGGATTACCAGCTCGGTGTTAGGGCCGGAACCGAAAAAACCAAAGCCTACTTTTCGCTCGATTATTTAAATGAAAAAGGACTCCTTAAAAACGACAGATCGGCACGTTACTCGGCGCGGTTAAACCTCGATCAGAACATCGGAAAGTATTTCACAACGGGAATGCAGGCACAGTTTACCCATTACGAGATAGATAACCGAAGGGATCCCTTAAACCAGGCCAACAAAATATCGCCTTTGGGAGATGCTTTCGACACGCAGGGCAATTTTATTGTCTATCCGCTTGCAGGAACCTCTGTGAATCCCCTTGCAGATGAGCAGCCTGACGTATATTCTGGAAAATCGATCATCAACCGTACCCTCTTGTCTGCTTATATGGAGTTAAAACCGATAAAAGGGCTTGTAATCAGGTCGAATCTGGGCGCAAACCTGAATACCGACAGAACAGGAACATTTTCCGATCGGTATTCGATTGACAGGAATGGCTCAGTTCCAAAAGCCACATATTCGGCTTCGAACAGCCATCTGATCAATATTGAAAATTTTGTAACCTATAACAAAGAAATAAAAGACCACTCTTTTACCCTTACAGGGATTAATAGTATGCTTTTTAATCGATCTGATAATATCGCTGCATCGGGAGAGAACCAATTGCTCAAATCGCAGCTATTTTATGCATTGGGCAATACTCAGAACCAGGCTGTTACTACCGCCTATAATATGAGCAACCTGATTTCTTATGCCGGTAGGATTAATTATGCCTATAAAGGGAAATATCTATTAACCGCCACCGGACGAACTGATGGCTCTTCTAAACTTGCACAGGCCAATCAATGGGCATTCTTTCCTTCGGCTGCTGTTGCCTGGAGAATCAGCGATGAGCAATTCCTGAAAGATAGTAAGGTAATCAGCGATCTGAAAGTAAAATACAGCTATGGTATTGCTGGAAGTGATAATATTGGTGCATATTCTACCCAGAGCAGTCTTTCAAGGATAGCTTTCGGCTACGATGAAACAGCTGTTCCGGCCTATACCTATTCTCCAAGAATCGGAAATGTTGATCTCACCTGGGAAAAGACCAAAACAAGTGATTTCGGCCTGGAGATTGGATTGTTCAAAAACAGGATTACGGCAACTTTCGACTATTATGATTCTAAAACTTACGACCTGCTTCTTAACAGAAGTTTGCCTCCAACCGATGGTGTAACCACAGTAACCCAGAATATCGCCAAAACAAGGAACAAGGGGATTGAGATTTTTATTTCTTCGAAAAACCTGGAGGGCAGGGATTTCAAATGGTCTACCAACCTTACCTTTAGCAGAAATGTTGAAAAGATAACTGAGCTTGCCGGCGGGGCGCAATCGGATGTGCTCAACTCCTGGTTTGTAGGCTCACCTGTACAAGCCTTTTACGATTATCAGAAAATCGGGATCTGGCAAACCGGAGAAGAAACAGAAGCTGCGAAATATGGACAGAAGCCGGGCGACATACGTGTGGCCGATCTCAATAACGACGGGAAAATAGATGCAACCAATGATAGGAAGATTATTGGTACCAACAGACCAAAATGGAGCGGAGGGCTTGAAAATACCTTTAGTTATAAATCATGGGATCTTAATGTTTATATTTTTGCCAGAATTGGACAGACCATTTATCCAGATTTTTTAAGAAGGTATGATCCGCAGGGTGTTGGCAATAGTACAACTGTTATCAACTACTGGACCCCAGAAAACCCGAGCAACGATTATCCGCGTCCCAATAAAAATATTTCCCTGGCCTCAACGCTTTATTCCTCATCCCTTGGTTATGTAGATGGGTCTTATGTAAGGCTGCGTAACATCACCCTGGGTTATACCGTTCCAAAAGAAGTTATCCAGAAGAGTTTTGTTAAAAGCCTGCGTTTATATGCTACGGCAAGAAACCCCTTCACCTACACCCGCTCGGCATTTTTAAAGGAGTACGACCCTGAAAGGGGCGGATCGGAGAACGCGCCGATGACCAAACTGTATACTTTCGGACTGAATGCAACTTTTTAG
- a CDS encoding uncharacterized protein (TIGR00297 family) (product_source=TIGR00297; cog=COG1836; pfam=PF01940; tigrfam=TIGR00297; transmembrane_helix_parts=Outside_1_4,TMhelix_5_22,Inside_23_26,TMhelix_27_44,Outside_45_48,TMhelix_49_66,Inside_67_86,TMhelix_87_109,Outside_110_155,TMhelix_156_178,Inside_179_184,TMhelix_185_207,Outside_208_216,TMhelix_217_236,Inside_237_237), with the protein MFNSGIFLPIIIISGIAYSILVKKLTVLAAFTGGILACLIFSAAGYSGLAMMTMFFILGSAATSVGRHKKQAFATREEEKKGRNAMQVLANAGAAAIAGIVTLFYPQLASLMLPAMAAAFASATADTLSSELGMVYGKRFFNVISFKPDRCGMDGVISLEGTLAGIAGSCIIAGIYALGWGWNISFFFIVLAGTLGNLTDSILGAVLERKGMIGNDVVNFLNTLTAAIVVVLLEVFL; encoded by the coding sequence ATGTTCAATAGCGGGATCTTTTTGCCTATCATCATTATTTCCGGCATAGCATACAGCATCCTGGTAAAAAAACTGACGGTTCTGGCCGCTTTTACAGGCGGGATACTGGCATGCCTTATTTTTAGCGCTGCAGGTTATTCAGGGCTAGCGATGATGACCATGTTTTTTATCCTCGGTTCTGCTGCCACCTCGGTGGGCCGGCACAAAAAGCAGGCTTTTGCCACCAGGGAGGAAGAAAAAAAAGGCCGTAATGCAATGCAGGTACTGGCCAATGCCGGGGCCGCGGCGATTGCAGGTATAGTGACCTTGTTTTACCCTCAGCTGGCTTCTTTGATGCTTCCGGCAATGGCGGCAGCCTTTGCCTCGGCTACAGCAGATACCCTGTCTTCCGAGCTGGGGATGGTTTATGGAAAACGGTTTTTTAATGTTATTTCCTTTAAGCCCGACCGTTGCGGAATGGACGGAGTAATCAGTCTGGAAGGGACGCTGGCCGGGATCGCGGGTAGCTGTATTATTGCTGGCATTTATGCGTTGGGATGGGGATGGAACATCAGCTTTTTCTTTATTGTTCTTGCAGGTACACTGGGTAACCTCACTGATTCTATACTTGGGGCTGTGCTCGAGCGGAAAGGGATGATCGGGAATGATGTGGTCAATTTTTTGAATACATTGACAGCAGCGATTGTGGTTGTGTTACTGGAGGTTTTTCTTTAG
- a CDS encoding ArsR family transcriptional regulator (product_source=KO:K03892; cath_funfam=1.10.10.10; cog=COG0640; ko=KO:K03892; pfam=PF12840; smart=SM00418; superfamily=46785) — translation MDNKKIEKISRALSDTNRIAILQEFKKKKDCLYCAEVNDLLDLTQPSVSHHLKQLVDADLLVPQKEGRNFKYLLNERVLNEYIACLNSLKD, via the coding sequence ATGGATAACAAAAAAATAGAAAAGATATCCCGGGCACTAAGTGACACCAATAGGATAGCTATTTTACAGGAATTTAAAAAAAAGAAAGATTGCCTCTATTGTGCAGAAGTAAATGATCTTTTAGACCTGACACAACCTTCCGTATCACACCATTTAAAGCAACTGGTTGATGCAGACCTGTTGGTGCCTCAAAAAGAAGGACGTAATTTCAAATACCTGCTGAACGAGAGAGTGCTCAATGAGTACATCGCCTGCCTAAATTCGTTAAAGGATTAA
- a CDS encoding hypothetical protein (product_source=COG3554; cog=COG3554; ko=KO:K09957; pfam=PF06475; smart=SM00710; superfamily=159275), with protein sequence MERKIRWEGLEYKSLENCTLTETDNGVAITSIITGQVNNQAIKISYKILTDTLWATYFVEINIISGRNEKTLLLEKKGAYWLVNNTIDHRFDSCVDIDISLTPFTNTLPIRRLVFNGQLSNRIEVIYIDIIADVIIPVRQYYTKISDSVYLYENEKSTFKAELKTDPYGLVIEYPKLFHQQ encoded by the coding sequence ATGGAGAGAAAAATAAGATGGGAAGGCTTGGAATACAAGTCCCTCGAAAATTGTACCTTAACGGAAACAGATAATGGTGTCGCAATCACATCGATTATTACAGGCCAGGTTAATAATCAAGCGATTAAAATCTCCTATAAAATTCTCACGGATACGTTGTGGGCAACCTATTTCGTTGAAATAAATATCATATCGGGCAGAAATGAAAAAACACTTCTTCTAGAGAAAAAAGGTGCTTATTGGCTGGTCAACAACACAATCGATCATCGATTTGATAGTTGTGTAGATATTGATATTTCATTAACACCTTTTACCAATACATTGCCGATAAGAAGGTTGGTTTTTAATGGGCAATTGAGCAATAGGATCGAGGTGATATACATCGATATTATTGCTGATGTGATAATACCTGTAAGACAATATTATACCAAAATTTCAGATTCGGTATACTTGTACGAAAACGAAAAATCGACATTTAAGGCCGAGCTAAAAACTGATCCCTATGGATTGGTAATCGAATACCCGAAACTATTCCATCAACAATAG